A single genomic interval of Actinomycetota bacterium harbors:
- a CDS encoding sensor domain-containing diguanylate cyclase has product MTIARIVIVLATIVALAPITDYTDDRSGQILALASAGYLLLNGVIFAALRGLPSVGRPVLNASLLADAVWAAAVLWYTGSTASPLIFLMYVQSVTVTVLFGWRTGVKLAILHTAGLLANAYGQSQGLGPEAGEVGFTIGFFNLQIEDPTRGAQFIRVQIVVSIVTVWLMAGATAYFSAVRERELRRTNQELSVLRELNTQLERSLDLSDVCQAIATGVVDELSYDRAVVWMAQGGSDLGPAGAAGFAPDEVELLSALRLTVGPGPVGRAVESRRPVLVAREHARPAALADAFEIDSPLVLVPLTTEGRVLGLLAVEVGQPLGRAPRVSGRDLRILATLATEASLALDNARLHAELRDLSVTDALTGVYNHRYFQQRLQEELDRSVRRAGGGAPEPVSLILMDLDLFKKVNDRFGHQAGDELLKGLARLIERVLRSSDVVCRYGGEEFAIILPETTPDQARQVAERMREAIERSNFTASDGRYLGQVTGSFGVATYESGLPSRGDLIREADEALYRGKAAGRNAVVVRDEVVPVTFGIGRRLDAGRDDEPLADIARVPHRS; this is encoded by the coding sequence ATGACGATCGCGCGGATCGTCATCGTCCTGGCGACGATCGTGGCTCTCGCGCCCATCACGGACTACACCGACGACCGCTCCGGTCAGATCCTCGCCCTGGCCAGCGCCGGCTACCTGCTGCTCAACGGCGTGATCTTCGCGGCGCTCCGCGGCCTGCCGAGCGTCGGGCGTCCGGTCCTCAACGCGTCCCTGCTCGCCGACGCGGTCTGGGCGGCCGCGGTGCTGTGGTACACGGGCAGCACGGCCAGCCCGCTCATCTTCCTGATGTACGTCCAGAGCGTCACCGTCACCGTGCTCTTCGGGTGGCGGACCGGCGTGAAGCTGGCCATCCTGCACACCGCCGGGCTCCTCGCCAACGCCTACGGTCAGTCCCAGGGGCTGGGGCCGGAGGCCGGCGAGGTCGGCTTCACGATCGGCTTCTTCAACCTCCAGATCGAGGACCCGACGCGGGGTGCGCAGTTCATCCGCGTCCAGATCGTCGTCTCGATCGTGACCGTGTGGCTGATGGCCGGCGCCACGGCGTACTTCTCGGCCGTCCGCGAACGCGAGCTGCGCCGGACCAACCAGGAGCTCTCCGTCCTGCGCGAGCTCAACACCCAGCTCGAACGCAGCCTCGACCTCTCCGATGTCTGCCAGGCGATCGCGACCGGTGTCGTCGATGAGCTGAGCTACGACCGCGCCGTCGTGTGGATGGCGCAGGGAGGCAGCGACCTCGGCCCCGCCGGAGCGGCCGGCTTCGCGCCCGACGAGGTCGAGCTGCTGTCCGCGCTGCGCCTCACCGTCGGGCCCGGCCCCGTCGGTCGTGCGGTCGAGTCACGGCGCCCCGTCCTGGTCGCGCGCGAGCATGCCCGACCCGCCGCTCTCGCGGACGCCTTCGAGATCGACAGTCCCCTCGTCCTCGTCCCGCTCACCACGGAGGGGCGCGTGCTGGGCCTGCTCGCGGTCGAGGTGGGCCAGCCGCTGGGCCGCGCCCCGCGCGTCAGCGGCCGCGACCTGCGCATCCTCGCCACGCTCGCCACCGAGGCATCGCTCGCCCTCGACAACGCCCGGCTCCACGCCGAGCTACGTGACCTGTCCGTGACCGACGCCCTCACCGGCGTCTACAACCACCGCTACTTCCAGCAGCGACTGCAAGAGGAGCTCGACCGCTCGGTCCGACGGGCGGGTGGCGGTGCACCGGAGCCGGTCAGCCTCATCCTGATGGACCTCGACCTGTTCAAGAAGGTCAACGACCGCTTCGGCCACCAGGCCGGCGACGAGCTGCTGAAGGGGCTCGCCCGGCTCATCGAGCGCGTGCTGCGCTCGTCCGACGTCGTGTGCCGCTACGGAGGGGAGGAGTTCGCGATCATCCTGCCCGAGACGACGCCGGACCAGGCACGCCAGGTGGCCGAGCGCATGCGTGAGGCGATCGAACGCTCGAACTTCACCGCGTCCGACGGTCGCTACCTCGGCCAGGTGACGGGCTCGTTCGGCGTCGCGACCTACGAATCCGGCCTGCCGTCACGCGGCGACCTGATCCGCGAGGCC